The following proteins come from a genomic window of Macadamia integrifolia cultivar HAES 741 chromosome 14, SCU_Mint_v3, whole genome shotgun sequence:
- the LOC122061740 gene encoding zinc finger CCCH domain-containing protein 48-like, which translates to MDVDSAARDGNKRVFNRLGAAPASDKPQKVCYHWRAGRCSRNPCPFLHRELAPPQSNDGIASKRPYGPANDRSFSGPSSMPRRPNPNMPWASNTWGRNHGGGAPGSARVPRKTQDKVCHYWLDGNCTYGDRCRFLHSWFLSDCFTLLTHLEGHQKVISGIALSSGSDKLYSGSKDQSVRVWDCQSGQCAGVINLGGEIGCMISEGPWLFVGIPNAVKAWHTQTASELSLNGPAGQVYALVVGNGMLFAGTQDGNILAWKFDAASNCFQPAASLQGHSLGVVALVIGANRLYSGSMDQTIRVWDLESLQCIQTLTGHTSVVMSVLCWDQFLLSCSLDKTIKVWVATENGDLEVTYTHSEEHVCCLWNFLLALLLYVFIYAIRVQVLNKSLLPTLEQSFASVHTEECRRSSMLHPPTEKSALQTSSTPTSDGSSRIGDTTKQGIVQEQQRHPVWGPYAQRLLDAEAGLWRNPTGGGHDDKAHPPIHPTKFSGGESGWSQDHHQRLYELVVRHFLACVSQPAIGAETTVEIDIAGESFSASGRVIIALHELGSYLTICWALNYYSAFFCDAYIIYSIIVGRTKTLVIVLDQGHVSSNFL; encoded by the exons ATGGATGTCGACTCAGCAGCAAGAGATGGAAATAAGCGTGTGTTTAATCGCTTGGGAGCCGCACCCGCATCTGATAAACCCCAGAAAGTCTGTTACCACTGGCGGGCTGGGAGGTGTAGCCGGAACCCTTGCCCCTTCCTTCATAGAGAATTGGCACCACCGCAGAGTAACGATGGGATCGCTTCGAAGCGTCCTTATGGGCCTGCCAATGACCGGAGTTTCAGTGGTCCTTCTTCCATGCCCCGTAGACCTAATCCGAATATGCCGTGGGCTTCCAACACCTGGGGCCGGAATCATGGTGGTGGTGCACCCGGATCAGCTAGGGTTCCTCGAAAAACACAGGACAAGGTCTGTCATTATTGGCTGGACGGAAACTGTACTTATGGAGATAGGTGCAGATTTCTGCACTCTTGGTTTCTTAGTGATTGTTTCACATTGTTGACGCATCTTGAAGGACACCAGAAG GTTATTAGCGGGATTGCTCTTTCATCCGGTTCTGATAAGCTCTACTCTGGGAGCAAAGACCAATCTGTACGGGTTTGGGACTGTCAATCTGGGCAG TGTGCTGGTGTAATCAATCTGGGAGGTGAAATTGGATGTATGATAAGTGAAGGTCCCTGGCTTTTTGTTGGAATTCCAAATGCTGTCAAG GCTTGGCACACCCAAACTGCCTCTGAACTTAGTCTTAATGGACCTGCTGGACAAGTTTATGCCCTTGTTGTCGGCAATGGGATGCTTTTTGCTGGAACCCAG GATGGTAATATACTGGCATGGAAATTTGATGCTGCAAGCAACTGCTTTCAACCAGCTGCTTCACTTCAGGGCCACAGTCTTGGTGTTGTTGCATTAGTCATTGGAGCTAATAGACTTTACTCTGGCTCAATGGACCAAACAATAAGA GTTTGGGACCTAGAGAGCTTACAATGTATACAAACTTTGACTGGCCATACGTCAGTTGTGATGTCTGTTCTTTGTTGGGATCAATTTTTGTTATCGTGTTCACTTGATAAAACAATAAAG GTGTGGGTTGCTACAGAAAACGGCGACTTGGAAGTAACATACACACACAGTGAAGAACATGTATGCTGTTTGTGGAACTTTCTTTTGGCTTTACTCttatatgtttttatttatgct ATCCGTGTTCAGGTCCTCAACAAATCTCTCTTACCTACTCTAGAACAGTCCTTTGCCAGTGTTCACACGGAAGAATGCCGTCGTAGTTCCATGCTTCATCCTCCGACTGAAAAATCAGCTTTACAGACTAGCTCTACTCCCACTTCAGATGGGTCATCTCGCATTGGCGATACCACCAAGCAA GGGATTGTGCAAGAACAACAAAGGCATCCAGTGTGGGGTCCATATGCGCAACGGCTACTGGATGCTGAAGCAGGACTTTGGAGAAATCCTACTGGTGGTGGACACGATGACAAGGCACATCCACCTATTCATCCCACAAAATTTTCTGGTGGAGAATCTGGATGGAGTCAAGACCACCAT CAGAGATTGTATGAGCTTGTTGTTCGCCATTTTCTAGCCTGTGTTTCACAGCCAGCCATAGGGGCTGAGACTACTGTTGAAATTGATATTGCTGGTGAATCCTTTTCTGCATCTGGGCGTGTTATAATAGCT CTACATGAACTGGGTTCTTATCTGACTATTTGTTGGGCATTAAACTATTATTCAGCTTTCTTTTGTGATGCTTATATTATATACAGCATAATTGTTGGGAGAACAAAAACTCTTGTTATTGTATTAGATCAAGGGCATGTTTCCAGCAATTTTCTGTAG